The Leptospira langatensis genomic sequence ACTCCTTTCCATTTTAGGTTCAATCGTTTCTTATAGATCGAGCGAAAGAAGAATAGAAAAGCCGGCGAATAAAATCGAAGAAAGAATACGTATCTTGGGAACTTCTCAACTGAATTCGAGATCGTATTTGATCCAGCCGGTCTAGGATGGAGTATGAAGAATCGAGTGGCAATCGTGGCCGGAGGAACAGGTCTCGTAGGTGGAGAACTGGTCCGAGAACTATTGATCGATCCGGATTGGGACAAGGTATATCTGCTCGCACGCAAGCCAGTGGAATGGACCCATGCTAAGTTGGAATTGATCCTTACCGATTGGGAACATTTGAGCAATTTTCCGAAGAATATTACGGACGCATTTTGTACTTTGGGTACGACAATCGCGAAAGCAGGCACAAAAGAGAATTTTAAGAAGGTGGATCTGGACTATGTAGTTTCCTTTGCAAAGGCAGCAAGGGAAGCGGGAGCCAAGTCCTTCTTTGTAGTTACCGCTTTGGGAGCGGATCCGAATTCATTCGTATTTTATAATAAAGTCAAAGGCCAAGCGGAGGAAGAGATCGCAAAGATCGATTTCGAGACCGTAGGGATCTTTCGTCCTTCTCTTTTGGACGGAGAGAGAAAAGAATTCAGATTGGGGGAAAAAATAGGGCAGGTGGTAGCTGTTCTATTGAATTCCCTTTTGATCGGCCCGATCCGAAAGTATCGCTCCATTCAGGCAAGGACAGTAGCCAAGGCGATGTTAAACTTGGCTTGGTCCTCTAAAAAAGGAAAATTCAAAATAGAATCCGACAAGATCCAGAAATTAGGGGACGGCTCCGCTCGCGCAAATATGGA encodes the following:
- a CDS encoding oxidoreductase, which translates into the protein MKNRVAIVAGGTGLVGGELVRELLIDPDWDKVYLLARKPVEWTHAKLELILTDWEHLSNFPKNITDAFCTLGTTIAKAGTKENFKKVDLDYVVSFAKAAREAGAKSFFVVTALGADPNSFVFYNKVKGQAEEEIAKIDFETVGIFRPSLLDGERKEFRLGEKIGQVVAVLLNSLLIGPIRKYRSIQARTVAKAMLNLAWSSKKGKFKIESDKIQKLGDGSARANMEYILG